In Lentibacillus amyloliquefaciens, one DNA window encodes the following:
- the polA gene encoding DNA polymerase I produces MRNKLVLIDGNSVIYRAFFALPLLNNDKGVYTNAVYGFTNMLLKILEDEKPTHMLVAFDAGKTTFRHETYKEYKGGRQKTPPELSEQIPLLKELLDAFNISHYQLDLYEADDIIGTLSKQAQEENWDVTVISGDKDLLQLVSDKVTVNLTKKGITDIEAYTPDFMQEKMSISPEQIIDLKALMGDSSDNIPGVPGVGEKTATKLLKQFETVDNVYENLDDVSGKKLKEKLENHKEDAFMSKKLVIIDRESPIDVALEKITYAGYPQAEVSTIFKDLGFQSLLNRIDSEDADEDEERVELSEIDYIVVNDLTEEMLGGETALVLEMLEENYHYGKIEGVGVVNQSGAYFIPTETAIESEAFKSWAEDRSKSKVVFDAKKTLVTLLNNDIQIKGITFDMLLTSYLLNPAENNHDIPAIAHRMGETDVQFDEEVYGKGAKMKVPEQDKLTEHVARKANVLFQIKEEMKEQLKVNEQYELLKELEMPLALILGEMEHTGVLVDVERIREMGDDLKQRLDDLEREIYELAGEEFNLNSPKQLGPILFEKLGLPVIKKTKTGYSTAADVLEQLQNEHAIIPKLLLYRQLGKLQSTYIAGLLKVVDQGTQKIHTRFNQALTQTGRLSSVEPNLQNIPIRLEEGRKIRQAFVPSKRDWVMFAADYSQIELRVLAHIAGDEKLVEAFTNNLDIHTQTAMDVFNVERGKVTDNMRRQAKAVNFGIVYGISDYGLSQNLGITRKEAKQFIERYFESYPDVKAYMDDIVQEAKHQGYVTTLMKRRRYLPEITSRNFNRRSFAERTAMNTPIQGSAADIIKKAMIDLHEKLNDEKLEARMLLQVHDELILEAPQEEIEQLKEIVPAIMEKTVDLNVPLKVDYEYGESWFDAK; encoded by the coding sequence ATGCGTAATAAACTTGTACTGATTGATGGAAATAGTGTAATTTACAGGGCATTTTTTGCCTTGCCATTGTTGAACAATGATAAAGGAGTTTACACGAATGCAGTTTACGGTTTTACTAATATGCTGTTGAAAATTCTTGAGGACGAGAAACCAACCCATATGCTGGTGGCGTTTGATGCCGGGAAGACCACTTTCCGCCATGAGACGTATAAAGAATATAAAGGCGGAAGACAAAAGACACCGCCCGAGTTGTCGGAGCAGATACCGCTTTTGAAAGAATTGCTTGATGCTTTTAATATTTCACATTATCAGCTTGATTTGTATGAGGCTGATGATATTATCGGCACACTTTCAAAACAGGCGCAGGAGGAGAACTGGGACGTCACGGTTATTTCCGGTGACAAAGACCTGCTGCAGCTTGTATCGGACAAGGTAACTGTGAACTTGACCAAAAAAGGCATCACTGACATTGAAGCGTATACGCCTGATTTCATGCAGGAAAAGATGTCTATATCGCCTGAACAAATTATCGATCTGAAAGCTTTAATGGGCGACAGTTCGGACAATATCCCGGGGGTTCCCGGTGTTGGGGAAAAAACGGCCACCAAACTGCTGAAGCAATTTGAAACGGTGGATAATGTCTATGAAAATCTTGATGATGTAAGCGGCAAGAAATTAAAAGAGAAGCTGGAAAATCATAAAGAAGATGCGTTCATGAGCAAAAAGCTTGTCATCATTGACCGTGAATCACCCATTGACGTTGCGCTTGAGAAAATAACTTATGCAGGCTATCCGCAAGCTGAAGTCAGCACCATTTTTAAGGATCTGGGCTTTCAGTCGCTTTTGAACCGGATTGATAGCGAGGATGCTGATGAAGATGAGGAGCGGGTTGAACTAAGTGAAATTGACTATATAGTTGTCAATGACCTCACTGAAGAGATGCTCGGTGGTGAGACTGCATTGGTGCTGGAAATGCTTGAGGAAAATTATCACTATGGAAAGATTGAAGGCGTTGGCGTTGTGAACCAATCGGGTGCATACTTTATCCCAACCGAAACGGCTATTGAATCAGAAGCCTTTAAATCATGGGCTGAAGACAGAAGTAAGTCAAAAGTTGTTTTTGATGCGAAGAAAACGCTTGTGACCTTGCTGAATAACGATATCCAGATAAAAGGCATCACGTTTGATATGCTGCTGACATCGTATCTGCTCAATCCGGCTGAGAACAACCACGATATTCCGGCGATTGCGCATCGGATGGGCGAGACGGATGTGCAGTTTGATGAAGAGGTTTACGGGAAGGGCGCCAAAATGAAAGTGCCTGAACAGGACAAGCTGACAGAACATGTTGCCCGGAAAGCAAACGTCTTATTTCAAATAAAAGAAGAAATGAAAGAACAGCTGAAAGTGAATGAACAATACGAGCTGCTTAAGGAACTGGAAATGCCGCTTGCCCTAATTCTGGGTGAAATGGAGCACACCGGTGTCTTGGTTGACGTAGAACGCATCCGGGAAATGGGCGATGATCTAAAACAACGGCTGGATGATTTAGAGCGGGAAATATATGAACTTGCCGGCGAAGAATTTAATTTGAATTCACCGAAACAGCTTGGACCGATTCTGTTTGAAAAACTGGGATTGCCTGTCATCAAAAAAACGAAAACAGGCTATTCCACGGCGGCGGATGTGCTGGAACAGCTGCAAAATGAACACGCCATTATTCCGAAACTGCTGCTCTACCGGCAATTGGGTAAGCTGCAGTCAACTTATATCGCAGGACTCTTGAAAGTGGTGGATCAAGGAACACAAAAAATCCATACGCGCTTTAATCAGGCACTGACACAGACAGGCCGTTTGAGTTCAGTCGAACCAAATTTGCAGAATATCCCGATTCGGCTGGAGGAGGGGCGCAAGATTCGCCAGGCATTCGTGCCGTCCAAAAGAGACTGGGTCATGTTTGCTGCTGACTATTCACAGATTGAACTGCGGGTGCTTGCCCATATCGCCGGTGATGAAAAGCTTGTTGAAGCGTTCACGAACAATCTTGATATTCATACCCAAACAGCAATGGATGTGTTCAATGTTGAGCGGGGAAAGGTTACAGATAATATGCGACGCCAAGCCAAAGCGGTCAACTTCGGGATTGTTTATGGCATCAGTGATTACGGGCTTTCGCAGAATCTTGGTATAACAAGAAAAGAAGCCAAGCAGTTCATTGAACGTTATTTTGAAAGCTACCCTGACGTAAAAGCGTATATGGATGACATTGTCCAGGAGGCAAAGCATCAGGGTTATGTTACAACTTTAATGAAACGCAGACGCTATTTGCCGGAAATTACAAGCCGGAATTTCAACCGGCGATCATTTGCTGAACGGACGGCAATGAATACGCCGATTCAGGGCAGCGCTGCCGATATTATCAAAAAAGCAATGATCGATTTGCATGAAAAACTAAACGATGAAAAACTTGAAGCGCGCATGCTTTTGCAGGTGCATGACGAATTGATTCTGGAAGCACCACAAGAGGAAATTGAACAACTAAAAGAAATTGTGCCAGCCATCATGGAAAAAACCGTGGATTTAAATGTTCCGTTGAAAGTGGATTATGAATACGGTGAGAGCTGGTTTGATGCAAAATAA
- a CDS encoding LrgB family protein, which translates to MNDLIIGLVAVIGTIVCYFIGLKAYQQWRYTFMAPVIIATLILVLSLFLFQIPYEIYMIGGGWINHLLGPAVVALAYPLYEHRDTLKQLTFPILTGTVIGGIVGISSGILLSKWAGVGEEIIYSLIPKNSTTPVAMEVASGIGGIESLAAVFVMIAGIGGSMLSSFILKFTRVHHYIGTGVGIGSASHAIGTAIAMERDPLEGSVSTIAMVVSAVVVSVVAPLFAGWWM; encoded by the coding sequence ATGAATGATCTTATCATCGGCTTGGTTGCGGTAATTGGGACGATTGTCTGCTATTTCATTGGGCTGAAGGCTTATCAGCAATGGCGCTACACGTTCATGGCTCCTGTCATTATTGCCACATTGATACTGGTTTTGAGTTTGTTCCTTTTTCAAATTCCATATGAGATTTATATGATTGGCGGCGGATGGATCAATCATCTGCTCGGACCTGCCGTAGTCGCTTTAGCTTATCCTTTGTATGAGCATCGGGATACACTGAAACAGTTGACCTTCCCCATTTTGACCGGAACCGTTATCGGTGGAATAGTAGGTATCTCAAGCGGGATCCTGCTTAGCAAATGGGCAGGTGTAGGCGAGGAAATCATCTACTCGCTCATACCAAAAAATTCAACGACCCCGGTTGCAATGGAAGTGGCATCCGGGATAGGAGGGATTGAGTCATTGGCTGCTGTGTTTGTCATGATTGCAGGAATTGGCGGTTCTATGCTCAGTTCGTTTATTCTTAAATTTACTCGTGTCCATCATTATATCGGAACCGGTGTCGGCATCGGCAGCGCAAGCCATGCTATCGGAACTGCCATTGCCATGGAGCGCGATCCCCTTGAGGGCTCGGTAAGTACCATTGCCATGGTGGTAAGTGCGGTTGTGGTATCGGTGGTTGCGCCATTGTTTGCTGGATGGTGGATGTAG
- a CDS encoding CidA/LrgA family protein — MKIVLHIGVLYAFYLMGTWIQQIFGLFIPGSIIGLILLFILLMTGIMKAPWVEGGARFFIKHLALFFIPATVGIINYLDLFSGEGMLLVIVGLLSTFMVMVSAGHTSQLLIKHKERGHSNE, encoded by the coding sequence ATGAAAATAGTTCTTCATATCGGAGTGCTATATGCTTTCTATTTAATGGGAACATGGATCCAGCAGATATTTGGCCTGTTTATTCCGGGAAGTATCATCGGTCTGATTCTTTTATTTATCCTGCTGATGACAGGAATTATGAAAGCTCCTTGGGTGGAGGGTGGTGCACGATTTTTCATCAAGCATCTGGCATTATTCTTTATTCCTGCTACGGTTGGTATCATCAATTATCTGGATCTATTTTCAGGGGAAGGCATGCTGTTAGTGATCGTTGGTCTATTAAGTACATTCATGGTGATGGTCTCTGCCGGCCATACCAGCCAATTACTGATTAAGCATAAAGAAAGGGGCCACAGTAATGAATGA
- the pnpS gene encoding two-component system histidine kinase PnpS, with protein sequence MKPLFTKPLLVYHTGLFVLVVVTGLVISQITTEYIILLSILAVEYFMLIIMLLHIYDKFMKPIKKASQTVDEFIKGNYRARVHHSTGGIIGELNDKLNVLARNVSEFKIQEQVQEEQLSTVIDNTQSGLVLIDEKGYIHLVNRKFISLFGGEYRNYHGYLYYDVLENETIHKTVQEAFLYEKNITHSFTQFIGVDKKYIEIIGAPIFNERNMPKGVVLLLYDITHLKKLELMRKDFVANVSHELKTPVTSISGFAETLLNGAMHDRDSLHHFLTIIHDESTRLQDLLEDLLKLSRLEKDDFKLVKTTVDVNSLVDEVLPIITQGAEQKGIALRTDVENEITFEAEAQLVKQILINLLSNAISYTAETGAVNLKVSDEGENVHIRVSDDGIGISEEAVPRIFERFYRVDKARSRNTGGTGLGLAIVKHIVDVHDGTISVDSGPGEGSVFHVYLPKNEKASS encoded by the coding sequence ATGAAACCATTATTTACAAAACCACTGTTGGTCTATCACACCGGCCTTTTTGTATTGGTCGTGGTGACCGGCCTTGTTATCAGCCAAATAACAACTGAATACATCATCCTATTATCGATTTTAGCTGTCGAATATTTCATGCTTATTATTATGTTGCTGCACATTTATGATAAATTTATGAAACCGATTAAAAAAGCTTCCCAAACAGTTGATGAGTTTATTAAAGGCAATTATCGTGCGCGCGTTCATCATTCGACAGGCGGAATCATTGGTGAGCTCAATGATAAACTGAATGTTCTGGCGCGAAACGTGAGTGAATTTAAAATACAGGAACAGGTACAGGAAGAACAGCTTTCAACTGTCATCGATAATACACAAAGCGGGCTGGTTCTGATTGATGAAAAAGGCTACATACATCTGGTGAACCGAAAATTTATTTCCCTTTTTGGCGGAGAATATCGTAATTATCATGGTTATTTATATTATGATGTTCTGGAAAACGAAACGATTCACAAAACTGTTCAGGAAGCTTTTCTGTATGAGAAAAATATTACCCATTCATTTACGCAGTTTATTGGGGTGGACAAAAAATATATTGAAATTATCGGTGCGCCTATATTCAATGAACGTAATATGCCAAAAGGCGTCGTCCTGTTATTATATGATATTACGCATTTGAAAAAGCTGGAACTGATGCGCAAAGATTTTGTAGCTAACGTTTCACATGAGCTGAAGACTCCGGTCACGTCAATCAGCGGCTTTGCTGAGACATTACTGAATGGTGCGATGCATGATAGAGATTCACTGCATCATTTCCTAACGATTATTCATGATGAAAGCACACGCCTACAGGATCTGCTCGAGGATTTATTAAAGCTGTCCAGATTGGAAAAAGACGATTTCAAACTGGTGAAAACAACGGTTGATGTTAATAGTCTGGTTGATGAAGTGCTTCCGATTATTACACAGGGTGCAGAACAGAAGGGTATTGCATTACGAACTGATGTTGAAAATGAAATCACGTTTGAAGCTGAGGCTCAACTTGTTAAACAAATCCTCATAAACTTGCTGTCAAATGCAATCAGTTATACAGCTGAAACGGGTGCTGTCAACTTGAAAGTTTCAGATGAGGGTGAAAATGTTCATATCCGGGTATCGGATGATGGAATCGGCATCTCTGAGGAGGCTGTACCGAGAATATTTGAACGTTTCTATCGTGTTGATAAAGCACGAAGCCGGAACACCGGCGGAACAGGGCTTGGTCTGGCAATTGTCAAACATATTGTGGATGTTCATGACGGGACAATTTCGGTTGACAGTGGACCGGGTGAAGGATCAGTGTTTCATGTTTATTTGCCAAAAAACGAAAAAGCATCCTCTTAA
- a CDS encoding response regulator transcription factor translates to MRQRILIVDDEASIVTLLKFNVEQAGFETDVAYDGLEAVQKAEEGDFDLIILDLMLPEMDGTEVCKHLRSNKIDTPILMLTAKDDEIDKILGLELGADDYLTKPFSPKEVVARIKAILRRSIKAEESPGISMQVGDLTIYPDRYEAEINGEGLMFTRKEFELLYYFVSNKGIVLSRDKLLSAVWNYDFAGDTRIVDVHVSHLREKIEPDTKKPTYIKTVRGLGYKLERPKV, encoded by the coding sequence ATGAGACAGCGAATTCTGATCGTTGATGATGAAGCATCAATTGTGACGTTGCTTAAGTTCAATGTGGAACAGGCAGGTTTTGAAACAGATGTTGCTTATGATGGCCTCGAAGCAGTTCAAAAAGCTGAAGAAGGCGACTTTGATTTAATTATTCTTGATTTGATGCTGCCTGAAATGGACGGAACGGAAGTATGTAAGCATTTACGATCAAATAAAATCGATACACCGATTTTGATGCTGACGGCAAAGGATGATGAAATCGATAAAATATTGGGGCTTGAACTGGGAGCCGATGATTATTTAACAAAACCCTTCAGTCCAAAGGAAGTTGTAGCCCGAATTAAGGCGATTCTGCGCCGTTCGATTAAGGCAGAGGAATCTCCCGGCATATCCATGCAGGTTGGCGATTTAACCATTTATCCTGACCGGTATGAAGCTGAAATAAATGGCGAAGGGCTGATGTTTACTCGAAAGGAATTCGAACTCTTATATTATTTTGTTTCTAATAAAGGAATCGTATTATCCCGGGACAAGCTTTTAAGCGCAGTATGGAATTATGACTTTGCAGGAGACACGCGGATCGTTGATGTTCACGTCAGCCATTTGCGTGAAAAAATTGAGCCTGATACTAAAAAGCCAACATATATTAAAACTGTCAGAGGCCTCGGGTATAAATTGGAGCGACCGAAAGTATGA
- a CDS encoding MaoC/PaaZ C-terminal domain-containing protein, which translates to MLGQKRKLGKKIDDLKIGDSYTASQLIKDKDLLLYLGLTNDANPLYIQHDYATQTPYKQPVVPSVMLFGMVSSIVSMHLPGPGSHITQHEMTFPKPVSHYNEVTFTLEVIAIDVDHHEVTLSVKGYDHSGDAVLQGKLNVRPAYEPELLTGSSLENFF; encoded by the coding sequence ATGCTTGGCCAAAAGAGAAAATTGGGCAAAAAAATTGACGATCTAAAAATAGGTGACTCATATACGGCATCCCAACTGATTAAAGATAAAGATTTATTATTATATTTAGGGTTGACGAATGATGCTAACCCTCTTTATATTCAGCATGACTATGCAACACAGACACCATACAAACAGCCTGTTGTTCCATCTGTTATGCTTTTTGGAATGGTTTCGTCCATCGTCTCCATGCATCTTCCAGGCCCCGGTAGCCATATCACCCAACACGAGATGACATTTCCCAAACCAGTATCTCATTATAATGAAGTCACATTCACACTTGAAGTTATCGCGATTGATGTGGATCATCATGAAGTAACATTGTCAGTCAAAGGTTATGATCATAGTGGAGATGCAGTTTTGCAGGGAAAACTTAATGTCCGTCCTGCTTATGAACCCGAATTACTCACTGGAAGTTCATTGGAAAATTTCTTTTAA
- the icd gene encoding NADP-dependent isocitrate dehydrogenase, whose protein sequence is MTQGEKITVENNGKMNVPNRPIIPFIEGDGTGPDIWAAARRVIEAAVDKAYNGEKAIDWKEVYAGQKAYDKTGEWLPDETLKTINEYKIAIKGPLTTPIGGGIRSLNVALRQELDLFACLRPVQYFTGVPSPVKNPEDVDMAIFRENTEDIYAGIEWQKGSDEVKKVIDFLQSEMGVNNIRFPETSGIGVKPVSEEGTKRLVRSAINYALNEGRKSVTLVHKGNIMKFTEGSFKAWGYEVAEQEYGDKVFTWAEYDRIVEKDGKDAGNKAQDEAVAAGKLLVKDAIADIFLQQILTRPKEFDVVATMNLNGDYISDALAAQVGGIGIAPGANINYDTGHAIFEATHGTAPKYAGMDKVNPSSVILSAVEMLEHLEWREAANLITKAMDKTIASKVVTYDFARMMDGATEVKTSEFGDELIKNMD, encoded by the coding sequence ATGACACAAGGGGAAAAAATTACTGTTGAGAATAATGGGAAAATGAATGTGCCAAATCGTCCAATTATTCCATTTATTGAAGGCGATGGGACTGGCCCGGACATTTGGGCTGCAGCTCGCCGTGTAATTGAGGCTGCCGTTGATAAAGCATATAATGGCGAAAAAGCAATTGACTGGAAGGAAGTTTATGCCGGACAAAAGGCTTATGATAAAACGGGTGAATGGCTTCCGGATGAAACACTTAAAACGATTAATGAATATAAAATCGCAATTAAGGGGCCGCTTACAACACCAATCGGCGGCGGGATCCGTTCACTGAACGTGGCTTTGCGTCAGGAGCTGGACTTGTTCGCATGTCTTCGTCCCGTGCAGTATTTCACTGGCGTTCCTTCACCTGTCAAAAATCCGGAAGATGTTGACATGGCTATCTTCCGAGAAAATACAGAAGATATCTATGCCGGTATCGAGTGGCAAAAAGGATCGGATGAGGTCAAGAAAGTCATTGACTTCCTTCAAAGTGAAATGGGCGTCAATAATATCCGCTTCCCTGAAACATCCGGAATCGGTGTGAAGCCAGTTTCAGAAGAGGGAACGAAGCGTCTTGTAAGATCTGCTATCAATTATGCGCTGAATGAAGGACGTAAGAGTGTTACGTTAGTCCATAAAGGTAATATTATGAAATTTACTGAAGGATCCTTCAAAGCATGGGGCTATGAAGTTGCTGAACAGGAATACGGTGATAAAGTCTTTACATGGGCTGAATATGACCGGATTGTTGAAAAAGACGGCAAGGATGCAGGCAATAAAGCTCAGGATGAAGCAGTTGCTGCCGGTAAGCTTCTAGTCAAAGATGCGATTGCGGATATCTTCCTGCAGCAGATTCTCACTCGTCCAAAAGAGTTTGATGTTGTTGCTACCATGAACCTGAATGGTGACTATATTTCCGACGCATTGGCAGCACAAGTCGGTGGAATTGGTATCGCACCAGGAGCGAATATCAACTATGATACAGGCCATGCTATTTTTGAAGCAACGCATGGTACAGCACCTAAATATGCAGGTATGGACAAAGTAAACCCATCATCGGTTATTCTTTCTGCTGTGGAGATGTTAGAACATCTTGAGTGGAGAGAAGCAGCCAACCTTATCACAAAAGCAATGGACAAAACAATCGCTTCTAAAGTCGTAACATATGACTTTGCCCGTATGATGGACGGAGCAACGGAAGTGAAAACTTCCGAGTTCGGTGATGAACTCATCAAAAATATGGATTAA
- the citZ gene encoding citrate synthase, whose product MASAKGLEGIVATETSISSIIDDQLTYVGYTIDDLAENSSFEEVVYLLWNLKLPTKSELDEFKADLVSEMEIPEAVIEHLRSYDLSTVHPMAALRSAVSILGLHDEEADVMDQAANKRKAIRLQAKVATIVTAFGRIRKGKDPVKPKKGLSYAANFLYMLNGEEPQDTEEEAINKALILHADHELNASTFTARVCVATLSDIYSGITAAIGALKGPLHGGANERVMAMLTEIGDEENAIPYIKEKFANKEKIMGMGHRVYENGDPRAKYLKEMSKELTKITGQSKWYNMSVKIEDFIKEEKGLPANVDFYSASVYHSLGIDHDLFTPIFATSRMAGWIAHILEQYDNNRLIRPRAEYVGPQTQQYVPAEDR is encoded by the coding sequence ATGGCTTCAGCAAAAGGGCTAGAAGGGATTGTCGCAACAGAAACGTCCATAAGTTCAATTATCGATGACCAACTTACATATGTTGGGTATACAATTGATGACTTGGCAGAGAATTCCAGCTTTGAAGAAGTTGTTTATCTTCTGTGGAATTTGAAGCTCCCGACAAAGTCGGAACTGGATGAATTTAAAGCTGATCTTGTTTCTGAAATGGAAATTCCGGAAGCAGTTATCGAGCATTTGCGTTCATATGATTTATCAACTGTACATCCAATGGCGGCATTACGTTCTGCAGTATCGATCCTGGGCTTGCATGATGAGGAAGCAGATGTAATGGATCAAGCTGCGAATAAACGAAAGGCCATCCGTCTTCAGGCCAAAGTCGCCACGATTGTGACAGCATTCGGACGTATCCGCAAAGGAAAAGATCCTGTTAAACCAAAGAAAGGTTTAAGCTATGCAGCTAATTTTCTATATATGCTGAACGGTGAGGAACCACAGGATACAGAAGAAGAAGCAATTAATAAAGCGCTCATACTGCACGCAGATCATGAACTGAATGCCTCAACATTTACAGCACGTGTTTGTGTGGCTACATTGTCAGACATTTATTCCGGAATAACCGCTGCAATCGGTGCATTGAAAGGACCGTTGCATGGCGGTGCAAATGAGCGTGTAATGGCAATGCTGACAGAGATCGGCGATGAAGAAAATGCTATTCCATATATTAAAGAAAAATTTGCCAACAAAGAAAAAATCATGGGCATGGGCCATCGTGTGTATGAAAATGGCGATCCGCGTGCCAAATACTTGAAAGAAATGTCTAAAGAATTGACTAAAATTACCGGGCAGTCAAAATGGTATAATATGTCTGTGAAAATTGAAGATTTCATAAAAGAAGAAAAAGGTTTACCTGCAAATGTGGACTTCTATTCAGCTTCTGTCTATCACAGTCTGGGAATTGACCATGACTTGTTTACACCAATCTTTGCAACAAGCCGTATGGCCGGATGGATTGCACATATCCTGGAGCAATACGACAATAACCGTTTGATTCGTCCGCGTGCCGAATATGTTGGTCCTCAAACACAGCAGTACGTTCCAGCCGAGGATAGATAA
- the ytvI gene encoding sporulation integral membrane protein YtvI: protein MDKQKFYQCLRLCLVILSLICVYLLMKYTVSFLFPFLLAVILSLILNRPVTFLEKTFKFPRGIAVFIMLSVTVTTIIGLIILILSELIHGTAYLAEVVPNHFRSLIFIAENFIDEQLMPSYHNLVSFFHALNPEQQESINTNINQIMQQFASFGADVISHLLHLIPQTIALLPRSISMFLFTVMAAFFITKDWESLIWHIKKRIPKNILDTSFAVQNHLRNALFGYIRAQSVLIVITSLTILIGLLIFQVEYALTISLLAALADLLPFFGTGIIFVPWILYLFLTGDYVLTIAITVLYMIVVIQRQLLEPKIVSGNVGVNPLFALLALFIGFQIWGAIGFFIGPLLLFTVNAFFQAGIFHQIGHFIKNG, encoded by the coding sequence TTGGACAAACAAAAATTTTATCAATGTCTCCGGCTCTGCCTGGTCATTCTATCATTGATATGTGTCTATTTACTCATGAAGTATACGGTTTCATTTCTATTCCCTTTTTTACTTGCAGTTATTCTGTCATTGATTTTGAATCGTCCAGTGACCTTTTTGGAAAAAACATTCAAATTCCCCCGGGGTATTGCGGTATTCATTATGCTATCAGTTACTGTTACAACCATTATCGGATTAATTATACTGATTCTTTCCGAGTTGATTCATGGAACGGCCTATTTGGCAGAAGTTGTTCCGAACCATTTCCGTTCTCTCATTTTTATAGCAGAAAATTTCATTGATGAGCAACTTATGCCGTCATATCATAACCTTGTTTCTTTTTTTCATGCGCTCAATCCGGAACAACAGGAGAGTATTAACACAAATATCAATCAAATCATGCAACAATTTGCATCATTCGGTGCGGACGTTATCAGTCATCTTTTGCATTTAATCCCCCAAACCATAGCATTGCTGCCTCGTTCTATCAGTATGTTTTTGTTTACTGTCATGGCTGCTTTTTTTATAACAAAGGATTGGGAGTCTTTGATTTGGCATATAAAAAAAAGGATCCCGAAAAATATACTCGATACCAGTTTTGCGGTTCAGAACCATTTACGCAATGCTCTTTTTGGATATATTCGGGCGCAATCTGTTCTTATTGTGATTACCTCATTGACAATCCTGATCGGACTTCTAATCTTTCAGGTTGAATATGCGTTAACCATCTCACTGTTGGCTGCATTAGCTGATTTGCTGCCATTTTTCGGGACAGGCATCATTTTTGTTCCATGGATTCTATATCTTTTTTTAACTGGCGATTACGTACTGACAATTGCTATAACAGTTTTATATATGATTGTCGTTATTCAGCGCCAGCTTCTTGAACCTAAAATCGTTTCCGGCAATGTGGGCGTGAATCCGCTTTTTGCATTGCTGGCTTTGTTTATCGGATTTCAGATATGGGGAGCTATCGGCTTCTTTATTGGTCCACTTCTTTTGTTCACAGTAAATGCGTTTTTTCAGGCAGGTATTTTTCACCAAATAGGGCATTTCATTAAGAACGGCTGA
- a CDS encoding FxsA family protein, which translates to MRWLLLGLIIIPAIEIGVFIWAGGIIGPWWVVALIIFTGVAGVSLARKEGFEAWKRAQNAINNGQPPGWALMDGICIFIGGVMLFAPGFITDIIGFILVLPFTRGPFKRMIEKYLRKRADRNMIIYRR; encoded by the coding sequence ATGCGGTGGCTATTACTTGGATTAATCATTATACCCGCTATTGAGATAGGGGTGTTTATTTGGGCAGGGGGTATTATCGGCCCATGGTGGGTTGTTGCACTCATAATATTTACCGGGGTGGCAGGTGTCTCACTTGCCCGAAAAGAAGGATTTGAAGCATGGAAAAGAGCTCAGAATGCGATAAATAATGGACAGCCGCCGGGATGGGCGCTGATGGATGGGATTTGTATTTTTATCGGTGGCGTCATGCTCTTTGCGCCCGGGTTTATTACAGATATAATTGGATTTATTTTAGTCCTGCCATTCACCCGCGGCCCGTTTAAACGGATGATTGAAAAATACCTGCGTAAACGAGCAGACAGAAATATGATCATATACCGCAGATGA